A section of the bacterium genome encodes:
- a CDS encoding GNAT family N-acetyltransferase, translating into MSRTPVLETPRLWLREWRDDDLESFAVMNADREVMRHFPAMLTREQSDSLVEKIRDSFAERGFGLWAVEVRENRAFAGFVGLAVPTFPGPFMPCVEIGWRLAREHWGRGYAPEGARAAMAHGFGPAGLDEIVSFTARGNAASRRVMEKLGMTRNPDEDFDHPSLEEGSPLRRHVLCRIGRDAFDPAAR; encoded by the coding sequence ATGAGCCGGACACCCGTTCTCGAAACGCCGCGGCTATGGCTGCGGGAGTGGCGGGACGACGATCTCGAGAGCTTTGCGGTCATGAACGCCGACCGGGAAGTGATGCGTCACTTCCCGGCAATGCTCACGCGCGAGCAAAGTGACTCGCTCGTCGAGAAGATTCGTGACAGCTTCGCCGAACGAGGCTTCGGGTTGTGGGCGGTGGAGGTCCGCGAGAACCGGGCATTCGCGGGCTTCGTCGGCCTTGCTGTTCCGACCTTCCCTGGCCCGTTCATGCCGTGTGTCGAAATCGGCTGGCGCCTTGCCCGAGAGCATTGGGGGCGAGGCTACGCACCGGAGGGCGCCCGGGCCGCCATGGCCCACGGTTTTGGCCCAGCCGGGCTCGACGAAATCGTCTCGTTCACCGCCCGGGGGAATGCCGCTTCGCGGCGCGTGATGGAGAAGCTGGGAATGACCCGGAACCCGGACGAGGATTTCGATCATCCGTCCCTGGAGGAGGGATCTCCCCTGCGGCGCCATGTGTTGTGTAGGATCGGGCGGGACGCCTTCGATCCGGCCGCTCGTTAG
- a CDS encoding HDOD domain-containing protein, with protein MKRRGKSKHEDGYGKGEASIAVDDDVLLDEAALHERMLETFRAPDYRPPELPSTAQEVLTISQNPNVEVEKVVELLERDQMLAAQVLRVAGSPAYAGATKIDSLSGALMRLGLKTVRDVVMQVAMNLRVFRCEAYAAPMERLRQHSQATAHLCRVVCKYSSSVEAEFSFLCGLLHDVGIAGILLALGETPRGKPPPDLTILWPAIHEAHTEAASLMAKLWDMPAELQWVLAAHHRVEIEGYPHPLAAAVCIAEHLASELGSGLVPKLSEDADESAAETCAGLETYPGTDRSSPVALDRAREALGLTAPTYELLEKDAAAQLEKMLEGEA; from the coding sequence ATGAAACGGCGGGGCAAATCGAAGCATGAGGACGGATACGGCAAGGGGGAAGCCTCCATTGCGGTGGACGATGACGTCCTGCTCGATGAGGCCGCTCTCCACGAGCGCATGCTCGAGACCTTTAGAGCCCCAGACTATCGACCGCCGGAGCTGCCTTCCACGGCCCAGGAAGTGTTGACGATCTCCCAGAACCCGAATGTCGAGGTGGAAAAGGTCGTCGAACTCCTCGAACGCGATCAGATGCTCGCGGCCCAGGTGTTGCGGGTGGCGGGTTCACCCGCCTACGCAGGCGCGACGAAGATCGACAGCCTTTCCGGCGCATTGATGCGGCTCGGCCTGAAGACCGTACGCGACGTCGTGATGCAGGTCGCGATGAACCTCCGTGTGTTCCGTTGCGAGGCCTACGCCGCGCCGATGGAACGTCTTCGCCAGCATAGTCAGGCCACGGCGCACCTGTGTCGGGTCGTCTGCAAGTACAGCAGCAGCGTCGAGGCAGAGTTCTCCTTTCTCTGCGGGTTGCTTCATGACGTCGGCATCGCCGGAATCCTGCTCGCGCTGGGGGAGACGCCGCGAGGGAAGCCACCTCCGGACCTGACGATCCTCTGGCCCGCCATCCACGAGGCGCATACCGAGGCGGCCTCGCTGATGGCGAAGCTCTGGGACATGCCGGCGGAACTGCAATGGGTCCTCGCGGCCCATCATCGTGTGGAGATCGAGGGCTATCCCCATCCGCTGGCGGCTGCGGTCTGCATCGCCGAACACCTCGCCTCGGAGCTCGGCTCGGGGTTGGTGCCGAAGTTGTCCGAAGACGCTGATGAGTCCGCAGCGGAAACCTGTGCGGGCCTGGAGACCTATCCGGGCACCGATCGCTCGAGCCCAGTGGCACTCGACCGCGCACGTGAAGCGCTCGGCCTGACCGCCCCGACCTATGAGCTGCTCGAGAAGGATGCCGCCGCCCAGCTCGAGAAGATGCTCGAGGGGGAGGCCTAA
- a CDS encoding spermidine synthase — translation MSRPWKTLGRITTSDGKLELRRRGPDDFLITIAGRVLMNSRANRSEQVLGERAAREIVAHPRPRVLLGGLGMACTLRAALDALPPDAEIVVAELHEGIVDWCRGPLAELTDGAVSDPRVRLELGDVANAIQQAAAGSFDALVLDLYEGPAPGARSRQDPHFGERALAAAHRALAPGGVLGVWAEDPDPAFEERLRKVGFEVRHDRPGRGGRRHVVYLATRN, via the coding sequence TTGAGCCGTCCCTGGAAGACGCTAGGCCGCATCACAACCTCGGACGGGAAACTCGAACTCCGGCGCCGAGGGCCCGATGATTTCCTGATCACGATTGCTGGGCGTGTGCTGATGAACTCGCGTGCGAATCGTTCGGAGCAGGTTCTTGGTGAGCGCGCTGCAAGGGAAATCGTCGCACACCCCCGGCCGCGCGTCTTGCTCGGCGGGCTCGGCATGGCTTGTACGCTACGCGCGGCCCTGGATGCGCTTCCGCCGGATGCCGAAATCGTGGTTGCGGAGTTGCACGAAGGCATCGTCGATTGGTGCCGCGGGCCCTTGGCAGAGCTGACGGATGGGGCGGTCTCCGACCCCCGTGTCCGGTTGGAGCTCGGCGATGTTGCCAACGCCATTCAGCAGGCAGCCGCCGGCAGCTTCGATGCGCTGGTGCTGGATCTCTACGAAGGGCCAGCCCCCGGAGCCCGCTCCCGCCAGGATCCCCATTTCGGCGAACGGGCCCTCGCGGCGGCGCATCGGGCTCTGGCGCCGGGCGGTGTTCTCGGGGTCTGGGCGGAGGATCCGGATCCAGCGTTCGAGGAGAGGCTCCGCAAGGTCGGCTTCGAGGTGAGGCACGACCGGCCCGGTCGGGGCGGCCGGCGGCACGTGGTCTATCTCGCCACCCGCAACTGA
- a CDS encoding alpha/beta hydrolase, translated as MADPIPADALAQLFQMKPPETVEDMRQLLDGFAGFLNADLPEVGAFHQAVPIGAFSADVIVPKGDGPHPVLIYLHGGGWVCGSPTSHMKLAHRFAEAGNLVVNVDYRMAPEHPFPTPFDDCVEAVHWAAKEVAAYGGDPDRMAIGGDLAGGNLSAAVAASLAGASSGPGLRAALLIYGVYDFATIGAEPPPEVVAAMPALPGGLGEKLIDLMVGSYLGSEPSEGLLGDARVSPVHAAAKLPPCHVMCGTSDPLIGQARALKVELEAAGVPHEYFEDEGMPHAYAQLEFLPPARPAIDRMIRFLETQLAV; from the coding sequence ATGGCCGACCCGATTCCCGCCGATGCGCTCGCTCAACTCTTCCAGATGAAGCCGCCGGAAACCGTGGAGGACATGCGGCAGCTCCTCGATGGGTTTGCCGGCTTCCTGAACGCCGATCTTCCCGAGGTCGGCGCCTTCCACCAGGCGGTCCCGATCGGTGCGTTTTCGGCGGATGTCATCGTGCCGAAAGGGGACGGTCCTCATCCGGTCCTGATCTATCTCCACGGAGGAGGATGGGTTTGCGGGAGCCCGACCAGCCATATGAAACTGGCCCATCGCTTCGCCGAGGCCGGCAACCTGGTCGTGAACGTCGACTACCGGATGGCTCCGGAGCATCCCTTTCCGACCCCCTTCGATGATTGCGTGGAGGCCGTGCATTGGGCGGCCAAGGAGGTGGCGGCCTACGGCGGGGATCCCGACCGCATGGCGATCGGTGGCGATTTGGCCGGGGGCAATCTCTCCGCCGCCGTGGCGGCATCTCTTGCCGGCGCGTCCTCGGGACCTGGCCTGCGCGCCGCGCTCCTGATCTACGGTGTCTACGATTTCGCGACGATCGGCGCCGAGCCCCCGCCGGAAGTGGTTGCGGCCATGCCGGCGTTGCCTGGCGGGCTCGGCGAAAAGCTGATCGACCTGATGGTCGGCTCCTACCTGGGGAGCGAGCCCAGCGAGGGACTGCTCGGCGATGCCCGGGTGAGCCCGGTGCATGCGGCGGCCAAGCTTCCACCCTGTCACGTGATGTGTGGGACCAGCGATCCGCTGATCGGCCAGGCTCGAGCCCTGAAGGTCGAACTCGAAGCGGCCGGCGTGCCCCACGAGTATTTTGAAGACGAGGGCATGCCTCATGCCTATGCACAGCTGGAGTTCCTCCCCCCGGCGCGGCCTGCGATCGATCGGATGATCCGCTTTCTCGAGACGCAACTCGCCGTTTGA
- the tesB gene encoding acyl-CoA thioesterase II, with protein MDETLADLLALLDLERIEVNLFRGLSPQTGWQRVFGGQVLGQALVAALRTVEGRGVHSFHGYFLRPGDPKVPILYDVDRIRDGRSFTTRRVVGIQHGRAIFNMAASFQVFEGGFDHQESMPDVPGPDGLPNETELRARYADKIPEEFRHAFTRERPIEIRPVDPVDEFDPEKAPAHQSVWFRTAAGMPDEPAIHQCVLAYASDMNLLDTCLRPHAVLWTNPKFQSASLDHAMWFHRPFRMDQWLLYQTDSPSASGGRGFNRGNIFTQEGSLVASCTQEGLIRMHDERPG; from the coding sequence ATGGACGAGACCCTCGCCGACCTGCTCGCGCTCCTGGATCTCGAGCGCATCGAAGTCAACCTCTTCCGAGGCCTCTCGCCTCAGACCGGTTGGCAACGCGTCTTCGGTGGGCAGGTCCTGGGCCAGGCCCTGGTCGCAGCGCTGCGTACGGTCGAAGGGCGCGGCGTGCATTCGTTTCATGGTTATTTCCTCCGGCCCGGCGACCCCAAGGTCCCGATCCTCTACGACGTGGATCGCATTCGCGACGGCCGGAGCTTCACCACGAGGCGCGTCGTCGGCATCCAGCACGGCCGCGCGATCTTCAACATGGCGGCGTCGTTCCAGGTGTTCGAGGGTGGCTTCGACCACCAGGAGAGCATGCCGGATGTCCCGGGGCCGGATGGTCTTCCCAACGAGACGGAGCTTCGCGCCCGGTACGCCGACAAGATCCCGGAGGAGTTCCGCCATGCATTCACCCGGGAGAGGCCGATCGAGATCCGGCCCGTGGATCCGGTCGATGAGTTCGATCCCGAGAAGGCACCTGCCCATCAGAGTGTCTGGTTCCGCACTGCAGCTGGGATGCCCGACGAGCCTGCCATCCACCAATGCGTGCTCGCCTACGCATCGGACATGAACCTTCTCGACACCTGCCTACGCCCGCACGCAGTGTTGTGGACGAATCCGAAATTCCAGTCGGCGTCGCTCGACCACGCGATGTGGTTTCACCGCCCCTTCCGGATGGATCAATGGCTCCTCTATCAGACCGATAGTCCCAGTGCTTCCGGCGGCCGCGGTTTCAACCGGGGAAATATCTTCACCCAGGAGGGGAGTCTGGTCGCGTCGTGTACGCAGGAAGGCCTGATTCGGATGCACGACGAGAGACCCGGCTGA
- a CDS encoding aspartate aminotransferase family protein gives MAKPSNSADSRGVGEGIPRFAADWGRDSHRSDPLASAGMHASRQRAWRALSDDASAMESQRVSLYPFLGGPGRSAPVIERTEGVHWQMAGGHRVLDAGGGAVIANIGHGRQEIAEVAAAVMARTTYVVPPFATEDRVALVERLRRDWLPEGLTRCMFTSGGSEAVDTALRLARQHFVSAGQPNRVKVIGRHRSYHGATLATLGVGGHEKRRKGLDPLFVDHPKIPAWHPLRRPGSSDDEVGPQHSAEGLVEAIEREGPETVAAFIAEPVGGSTMGAVVPPDDYWPRLREICDAYGILLIADEVMCGFGRTGRRFALDHWDVVPDILIGGKGLAAGYAPIGAVFASEAVVEPISEAGDEVMFFTYSAHPMACAVAEKVLEILDREDLIERAASLGEQLGKRLARLEAHPHVAHTRGLGLMRAVELVEDRETLESFPKQAGFISKVVAAGLGRGVFFYPGGSDPARDVACFGPPFTITGDHIEEMASTLELSIDDAAERVSR, from the coding sequence ATGGCGAAACCGTCGAACAGCGCCGATTCCCGCGGGGTAGGTGAGGGGATCCCGAGGTTCGCGGCCGACTGGGGCCGGGACTCGCATCGTTCGGATCCGTTGGCTTCGGCCGGCATGCATGCCTCGCGACAGCGTGCATGGCGCGCGCTTTCGGACGATGCTTCTGCGATGGAATCACAGCGCGTGTCTCTCTATCCCTTCCTGGGTGGGCCCGGTCGGTCGGCACCCGTCATCGAACGCACGGAGGGTGTACATTGGCAGATGGCCGGCGGCCACCGGGTGCTCGATGCAGGTGGTGGCGCGGTCATCGCCAACATCGGCCATGGTCGACAGGAGATCGCAGAGGTGGCGGCGGCTGTCATGGCGCGCACCACGTATGTCGTGCCTCCGTTCGCAACGGAAGATCGCGTTGCCCTGGTGGAACGGCTTCGCCGGGATTGGCTTCCCGAAGGTCTCACCCGTTGCATGTTCACCAGTGGTGGTTCCGAGGCCGTGGACACGGCTCTGCGCCTGGCCCGGCAGCACTTCGTTTCCGCTGGACAACCGAATCGGGTGAAGGTGATTGGCCGCCATCGCTCCTATCACGGTGCGACCCTGGCGACCCTGGGTGTTGGCGGACACGAGAAACGGCGAAAGGGCTTGGATCCGCTCTTCGTCGATCACCCCAAGATTCCGGCCTGGCATCCGCTACGACGCCCCGGCAGCAGTGATGATGAGGTTGGCCCGCAGCACTCGGCGGAGGGCCTCGTCGAAGCGATCGAGAGGGAAGGGCCGGAAACCGTCGCGGCCTTCATCGCCGAGCCCGTCGGAGGGTCGACGATGGGCGCCGTCGTTCCGCCTGACGACTACTGGCCTCGGCTGCGCGAGATCTGTGACGCGTACGGAATCCTGCTGATCGCCGACGAGGTGATGTGCGGCTTCGGGCGTACGGGTCGCCGCTTCGCGTTGGATCACTGGGATGTGGTTCCCGATATCCTCATCGGTGGAAAAGGACTGGCGGCCGGCTACGCGCCGATTGGGGCCGTGTTCGCCTCCGAGGCGGTGGTCGAACCCATTTCCGAGGCCGGAGATGAAGTCATGTTCTTCACCTACAGCGCTCATCCGATGGCCTGTGCAGTGGCTGAAAAAGTGCTCGAAATTCTCGACCGCGAAGACCTCATCGAGCGGGCTGCCAGCCTCGGCGAGCAACTCGGGAAACGCCTTGCCCGGTTGGAGGCCCACCCGCATGTCGCTCATACGCGCGGCCTCGGCTTGATGCGCGCCGTCGAATTGGTGGAGGATCGTGAGACCCTCGAGTCGTTTCCGAAGCAGGCCGGCTTCATTTCCAAAGTGGTCGCCGCGGGCCTTGGCCGCGGTGTCTTCTTCTACCCGGGTGGAAGCGATCCGGCCCGTGATGTCGCCTGCTTCGGCCCGCCATTCACGATCACGGGAGATCACATCGAGGAAATGGCGTCGACCCTCGAACTCTCGATCGACGATGCGGCCGAACGGGTGAGTCGATAG